Proteins encoded by one window of Thermococcus sp.:
- a CDS encoding NADH-quinone oxidoreductase subunit H, whose protein sequence is MTPEDRILIGVVQVIVVLLLSPLIVGILKKAEARIESRKGISIFQPYYDLAKFFRKETLVPGGASSFFVFAPFIAFGAMLTLPWVLPIIGNFPSWFAPTVDFFGGTFIFGLAAMVSILATERTGSYYTGIGATRAVNFSAFAEPVLIMVFFGVAILTGTNNPFLMNHKITSEGWYLSPTHILITAAFFMLLLFDTGKLPIESHGSNELGMLDQGKGLEYTGPLYALNTWASYMKSFILMSVFLNVFAVPWGLATSASLYEILKGTFWLFVKMLGLIGVFVVVEETLAKIRLFRIIDYLSASFLLAIMGVISFLLGGVVP, encoded by the coding sequence TTGACCCCGGAAGACAGAATACTTATCGGTGTAGTCCAGGTTATAGTCGTGCTCCTGCTTTCACCGCTGATAGTTGGTATACTCAAGAAGGCCGAGGCAAGGATAGAGTCGCGGAAGGGAATAAGCATCTTTCAGCCCTACTACGACCTGGCGAAGTTCTTCAGGAAGGAAACCCTGGTTCCTGGGGGGGCGAGTTCGTTCTTTGTCTTCGCCCCGTTCATAGCGTTCGGAGCTATGCTTACATTGCCCTGGGTGTTGCCAATTATCGGCAACTTTCCGAGCTGGTTCGCTCCGACGGTTGATTTCTTCGGGGGAACGTTCATCTTCGGCTTAGCGGCGATGGTCTCAATACTGGCAACGGAAAGAACGGGAAGCTACTACACGGGCATAGGAGCCACGAGAGCGGTTAACTTCAGCGCCTTTGCCGAGCCGGTCCTCATAATGGTCTTCTTTGGCGTTGCTATACTGACGGGAACGAACAACCCGTTCCTAATGAACCACAAGATAACTTCCGAGGGCTGGTACCTGAGCCCGACGCACATACTCATAACCGCGGCCTTCTTCATGCTACTGCTCTTTGACACCGGAAAACTGCCGATAGAGTCCCACGGAAGTAACGAGCTCGGTATGCTCGACCAAGGGAAAGGGCTTGAATACACCGGCCCGCTCTACGCACTCAACACGTGGGCTAGCTATATGAAATCCTTCATCCTCATGTCGGTCTTCCTCAACGTCTTCGCCGTCCCCTGGGGACTGGCAACGAGCGCTTCGCTATACGAAATCCTCAAGGGGACTTTCTGGCTCTTCGTCAAGATGCTTGGTCTCATCGGTGTCTTCGTAGTCGTTGAAGAAACCCTCGCGAAGATAAGGCTGTTCAGGATAATTGACTACCTCTCAGCCAGCTTCCTGCTAGCTATAATGGGCGTTATAAGCTTCCTCCTTGGGGGTGTCGTGCCATGA